One Tursiops truncatus isolate mTurTru1 chromosome 3, mTurTru1.mat.Y, whole genome shotgun sequence DNA segment encodes these proteins:
- the SREK1 gene encoding splicing regulatory glutamine/lysine-rich protein 1 isoform X6 — MTPQAAAKELEEVMKRVREAQSFISAAIEPESGKNNERKGGRSRSHTRSKSRSSSKSRSRRKRSQSKHRSRSHNRSRSRQKDRRRSKSPHKKRSKSRERRKSRSRSRSRDKRKDNREKIKEKERVKEKDREKEREKERDREKEREKEKERGKNKDKDRDKEREKDRDKDKEKDREREREKEHEKERDKEKEKEQDKEKEREKDRSKEIDEKRKKDKKSRTPPRSYNASRRSRSSSRERRRRRSRSSSRSPRTSKTIKRKSSRSPSPRSRNKKDKKREKERDHISERRERERSASTRKSCNDRDGKEKVEKNNTSLKEKEHNKEPDSSVGKEVDDKDAQRTEENKVQQNGNCQPNEENLSTKTEAV; from the exons AGTCTGGAAAGAACAATGAAAGAAAAGGCGGTCGATCTCGTTCCCACACTCGTTCAAAATCCAGGTCTAGCTCAAAATCCCGTTCTAGAAGGAAAAGATCACAGTCAAAACACAG gaGCAGATCCCATAATAGATCACGTTCAAGACAAAAAGATAGACGTAGATCTAAGAGCCCTCATAAAAAACGCTCTAAATCAAGGGAGAGGCGGAAGTCAAGGAGTCGTTCGCGTTCACG ggacaaaagaaaagacaaccgagaaaaaatcaaggaaaaggaaagagtgaaagaaaaagatagagaaaaggaaagggaaaaagagagagacagggaaaaggaacgtgaaaaagaaaaggaacggggtaaaaacaaagataaagacCGGGATAAAGAACGGGAAAAGGACCGAGATAAAGACAaggagaaggacagagagagagagcgggaAAAAGAGCATGAAAAGGAACGAgacaaagagaaggagaaggaacagGACAAAGAAAAGGAACGAGAAAAGGACAGATCCAAAGAGatagatgagaaaagaaagaaggataaaaaGTCCAGAACACCACCCAGAAGTTACAATGCATCAAGAAGATCTCGTAGTTCCAGCAG GGAGAGGCGTAGGAGGAGGAGCAGGAGTTCTTCCAGATCACCAAGGACATCAAAAACCATAAAACGGAAATCTTCTAGGTCTCCATCCCCTAGGAG CAGAAATAAGaaggataaaaagagagaaaaagaaagggaccacATCagtgaaagaagagagagagaacgtTCAGCCTCTACAAGAAAGAGTTGTAATGACAGAGATGGGAAGGAAAAGGTGGAGAAGAACAATACTTCACTTAAA GAGAAGGAGCACAATAAAGAACCAGATTCAAGTGTGGGAAAAGAAGTAGATGACAAGGATGCACAAAGGACTGAGGAAAACAAAGTACAGCAAAATGGGAATTGTCAACCAAATGAAGAAAACCTCTCTaccaaaacagaagcagtataG